The following are encoded in a window of Polyodon spathula isolate WHYD16114869_AA chromosome 48, ASM1765450v1, whole genome shotgun sequence genomic DNA:
- the LOC121306572 gene encoding tumor necrosis factor ligand superfamily member 12-like isoform X3, with product MQRFLPKKKLRRSGIWGVLALLALSVSLVSLSCTALSWGHARSLTRSLQTLQDRLVQADLQREATVQLLMEQRNLQGKRVKRAAVKPENTVGAASSNIIKGWTEVDLNTSAPVNYDSSTGGFTVQRAGLYYLYCQIHFMERESAYLKLQVYVGKVPLFSCLQSYGTTPSSSPSTKLGDFFSCHVSGLVRLTVKEKLTVQTFRGVNLRSRHDLNYFVLFKVK from the exons ATGCAACGATTTCTTCCGAAGAAAAAGCTCCGCCGGTCCGGTATTTGGGGTGTACTGGCCCTCCTcgccctctctgtctctctagtTAGCCTCTCTTGCACGGCGCTCTCATGGGGTCACGCTCGCAGCCTGACGCGCTCTCTCCAGACTCTGCAAGATCGCCTGGTGCAG gcgGATTTGCAGCGAGAAGCGACGGTGCAGCTGCTGATGGAGCAGCGGAACCTGCAGGGAAAGAGAGTCAAGAGAGCGGCAG taaaaCCAGAGAACACTGTCGGAG CAGCTTCCAGTAACATCATCAAAGGCTGGACCGAGGTGGATCTCAACACCAGCGCTCCGGTGAATTATGATTCCAGCACGGGAGGGTTCACAGTGCAAAGAGCCGGGCTGTACTACCTGTACTGTCAG aTTCATTTCATGGAGAGAGAAAGTGCTTACCTGAAGCTGCAGGTGTATGTGGGGAAGGTCCCACTGTTCAGCTGTCTCCAGAGCTATGGGACGACCCCGTCCTCCTCCCCGTCCACCAAGCTGGGAGACTTCTTCTCCTGCCACGTGTCGGGGCTGGTCAGGCTGACGGTCAAGGAGAAGCTGACCGTCCAGACCTTCAGGGGGGTGAACCTTCGCTCCAGACACGACCTCAACTACTTCGTCCTCTTCAAGGTCAAGTGA
- the LOC121306572 gene encoding tumor necrosis factor ligand superfamily member 12-like isoform X1, which yields MQRFLPKKKLRRSGIWGVLALLALSVSLVSLSCTALSWGHARSLTRSLQTLQDRLVQADLQREATVQLLMEQRNLQGKRVKRAADLKKKRSHKAVVAAHFEIKPENTVGAASSNIIKGWTEVDLNTSAPVNYDSSTGGFTVQRAGLYYLYCQIHFMERESAYLKLQVYVGKVPLFSCLQSYGTTPSSSPSTKLGDFFSCHVSGLVRLTVKEKLTVQTFRGVNLRSRHDLNYFVLFKVK from the exons ATGCAACGATTTCTTCCGAAGAAAAAGCTCCGCCGGTCCGGTATTTGGGGTGTACTGGCCCTCCTcgccctctctgtctctctagtTAGCCTCTCTTGCACGGCGCTCTCATGGGGTCACGCTCGCAGCCTGACGCGCTCTCTCCAGACTCTGCAAGATCGCCTGGTGCAG gcgGATTTGCAGCGAGAAGCGACGGTGCAGCTGCTGATGGAGCAGCGGAACCTGCAGGGAAAGAGAGTCAAGAGAGCGGCAG ACTTGAAGAAGAAAAGGAGTCACAAGGCTGTGGTAGCCGCGCATTTCGAGA taaaaCCAGAGAACACTGTCGGAG CAGCTTCCAGTAACATCATCAAAGGCTGGACCGAGGTGGATCTCAACACCAGCGCTCCGGTGAATTATGATTCCAGCACGGGAGGGTTCACAGTGCAAAGAGCCGGGCTGTACTACCTGTACTGTCAG aTTCATTTCATGGAGAGAGAAAGTGCTTACCTGAAGCTGCAGGTGTATGTGGGGAAGGTCCCACTGTTCAGCTGTCTCCAGAGCTATGGGACGACCCCGTCCTCCTCCCCGTCCACCAAGCTGGGAGACTTCTTCTCCTGCCACGTGTCGGGGCTGGTCAGGCTGACGGTCAAGGAGAAGCTGACCGTCCAGACCTTCAGGGGGGTGAACCTTCGCTCCAGACACGACCTCAACTACTTCGTCCTCTTCAAGGTCAAGTGA
- the LOC121306572 gene encoding tumor necrosis factor ligand superfamily member 12-like isoform X4, whose protein sequence is MQRFLPKKKLRRSGIWGVLALLALSVSLVSLSCTALSWGHARSLTRSLQTLQDRLVQADLQREATVQLLMEQRNLQGKRVKRAAVKPENTVGASSNIIKGWTEVDLNTSAPVNYDSSTGGFTVQRAGLYYLYCQIHFMERESAYLKLQVYVGKVPLFSCLQSYGTTPSSSPSTKLGDFFSCHVSGLVRLTVKEKLTVQTFRGVNLRSRHDLNYFVLFKVK, encoded by the exons ATGCAACGATTTCTTCCGAAGAAAAAGCTCCGCCGGTCCGGTATTTGGGGTGTACTGGCCCTCCTcgccctctctgtctctctagtTAGCCTCTCTTGCACGGCGCTCTCATGGGGTCACGCTCGCAGCCTGACGCGCTCTCTCCAGACTCTGCAAGATCGCCTGGTGCAG gcgGATTTGCAGCGAGAAGCGACGGTGCAGCTGCTGATGGAGCAGCGGAACCTGCAGGGAAAGAGAGTCAAGAGAGCGGCAG taaaaCCAGAGAACACTGTCGGAG CTTCCAGTAACATCATCAAAGGCTGGACCGAGGTGGATCTCAACACCAGCGCTCCGGTGAATTATGATTCCAGCACGGGAGGGTTCACAGTGCAAAGAGCCGGGCTGTACTACCTGTACTGTCAG aTTCATTTCATGGAGAGAGAAAGTGCTTACCTGAAGCTGCAGGTGTATGTGGGGAAGGTCCCACTGTTCAGCTGTCTCCAGAGCTATGGGACGACCCCGTCCTCCTCCCCGTCCACCAAGCTGGGAGACTTCTTCTCCTGCCACGTGTCGGGGCTGGTCAGGCTGACGGTCAAGGAGAAGCTGACCGTCCAGACCTTCAGGGGGGTGAACCTTCGCTCCAGACACGACCTCAACTACTTCGTCCTCTTCAAGGTCAAGTGA
- the LOC121306572 gene encoding tumor necrosis factor ligand superfamily member 12-like isoform X2 — translation MQRFLPKKKLRRSGIWGVLALLALSVSLVSLSCTALSWGHARSLTRSLQTLQDRLVQADLQREATVQLLMEQRNLQGKRVKRAADLKKKRSHKAVVAAHFEIKPENTVGASSNIIKGWTEVDLNTSAPVNYDSSTGGFTVQRAGLYYLYCQIHFMERESAYLKLQVYVGKVPLFSCLQSYGTTPSSSPSTKLGDFFSCHVSGLVRLTVKEKLTVQTFRGVNLRSRHDLNYFVLFKVK, via the exons ATGCAACGATTTCTTCCGAAGAAAAAGCTCCGCCGGTCCGGTATTTGGGGTGTACTGGCCCTCCTcgccctctctgtctctctagtTAGCCTCTCTTGCACGGCGCTCTCATGGGGTCACGCTCGCAGCCTGACGCGCTCTCTCCAGACTCTGCAAGATCGCCTGGTGCAG gcgGATTTGCAGCGAGAAGCGACGGTGCAGCTGCTGATGGAGCAGCGGAACCTGCAGGGAAAGAGAGTCAAGAGAGCGGCAG ACTTGAAGAAGAAAAGGAGTCACAAGGCTGTGGTAGCCGCGCATTTCGAGA taaaaCCAGAGAACACTGTCGGAG CTTCCAGTAACATCATCAAAGGCTGGACCGAGGTGGATCTCAACACCAGCGCTCCGGTGAATTATGATTCCAGCACGGGAGGGTTCACAGTGCAAAGAGCCGGGCTGTACTACCTGTACTGTCAG aTTCATTTCATGGAGAGAGAAAGTGCTTACCTGAAGCTGCAGGTGTATGTGGGGAAGGTCCCACTGTTCAGCTGTCTCCAGAGCTATGGGACGACCCCGTCCTCCTCCCCGTCCACCAAGCTGGGAGACTTCTTCTCCTGCCACGTGTCGGGGCTGGTCAGGCTGACGGTCAAGGAGAAGCTGACCGTCCAGACCTTCAGGGGGGTGAACCTTCGCTCCAGACACGACCTCAACTACTTCGTCCTCTTCAAGGTCAAGTGA
- the LOC121306579 gene encoding cytochrome b5 domain-containing protein 1 → MNNKKYYTQYEVSLHNTVDDIWVSYLGKVYDLTPLIKEHAGDVLLKPIVEMAGKDISHWFNSKTRDIRTHVDPLTGCVKYYTPNGRFLHVPPPWPCSDWPTDFGRPWWSETRYEVGVLSGKTRRIRIVNTLTSQEQTIEVCTEESLHAILQRYLSYNAHAASYTWKHNGETLDMDKTLGDNGIRDEDEDFYELRMDSERFTQAIHLHFNDDLTEF, encoded by the exons atgaacaataaGAAATATTACACGCAGTATGAAGTTTCGTTACACAACACTGTTGACGATATTTGGGTTTCTTATTTGGGTAAAGTTTATGATTTAACGCCGCTGATCAAAGAGCATGCAG GAGACGTGCTTCTGAAGCCCATCGTTGAGATGGCCGGGAAAGACATCAGCCACTGGTTCAACTCCAAGACCAGAGAC ATCCGGACACACGTTGATCCTCTGACGGGCTGTGTGAAGTACTACACCCCCAACGGCCGCTTCCTCCATGTCCCTCCTCCATGGCCCTGCTCCGACTGGCCGACCGACTTCGGCCGGCCCTGGTGGAGCGAGACGCGGTATGAGGTGGGCGTCCTGTCAGGCAAGACGAGACGCATCCGCATCGTCAACACGCTGACATCACAGGAGCAGACCATCGAG GTCTGCACAGAGGAGAGTCTGCATGCCATTCTGCAGCGATATCTCAGCTACAATGCGCACGCAGCCAGCTACACCTGGAAGCACAACGGGGAGACTCTGGACATGGACAAAACCCTGGGAGACAACGGGATCCGGGACGAGGACGAGGACTTCTACGAGCTGAGGATGGACAGCGAGCGCTTCACCCAGGCTATTCACCTGCACTTCAACGATGACCTCACCGAATTCTGA